A region of Ictidomys tridecemlineatus isolate mIctTri1 chromosome 4, mIctTri1.hap1, whole genome shotgun sequence DNA encodes the following proteins:
- the LOC144377132 gene encoding uncharacterized protein LOC144377132 — MVVETGKRVPLCAGMGQTLCIGVQVGMAPELYVDVRALVSDPSCTRTTPRGQLSLHIRLFREGVSDLCSVGYRPPANGQCSVGARRVRGADALGVLWEKGRRGEGLGGRGAEGGDPSPSGAAGGSPAHSLRGGGRSATAGSAAALTLTLELTPAPPPPPPPRRG; from the exons ATGGTTGTGGAAACAGGGAAGCGAGTGCCACTGTGTGCAGGAATGGGTCAAACCCTGTGTATCGGGGTTCAGGTCGGTATGGCACCTGAACTGTATGTTGATGTGAGGGCACTGGTCTCTGACCCATCCTGCACAAGGACGACGCCCAGAGGGCAGCTTTCCTTGCATATCCGCTTGTTCCGTGAAG GCGTGAGTGACTTGTGTTCTGTGGGGTACCGACCGCCTGCAAACGGTCAGTGCAGCGTGGGGGCTCGGCGGGTGCGAGGTGCCGACGCTCTGGGCGTGCTGTGGGAGAAGGGGCGGCGCGGAGAGGGCCTAGGAGGGAGGGGGGCCGAGGGCGGGGACCCCTCCCCCAGCGGCGCCGCAGGGGGCTCTCCGGCGCACTCCCTGCGCGGAGGAGGCCGCAGCGCCACCGCCGGCAGCGCCGCCGCGCTCACATTGACGCTGGAACTGACACCGGcaccgccaccgccaccgccacCGCGGCGGGGCTGA